In Taeniopygia guttata chromosome 7, bTaeGut7.mat, whole genome shotgun sequence, a single window of DNA contains:
- the DDX18 gene encoding ATP-dependent RNA helicase DDX18 — MSVPAAASNLPMRLLRRKIHKRNLKLRQRNLKLRAAQGEAPSGSEAASQGPPEEEEEEAAVPEVPEVGAAAEEGAEPADAAGPRSGEKKKKKKKKRKAVANGGDDTETKKAKTEEGESAEVEDENKQDSGEKEVEEEEDEVPSLPLGVTGAFEDKSFASLAGCVSENTLKGINDMGFTHMTEIQHKSIKPLLEGRDILAAAKTGSGKTLAFLIPAVELIYKLKFMPRNGTGVIILSPTRELAMQTYGVLKELMNHHVHTYGLIMGGSNRSAEAQKLGNGINIIVATPGRLLDHMQNTPGFMYKNLQCLVIDEADRILEVGFEEEMKQIIKLLPKRRQTMLFSATQTRKVEDLAKISLKKEPLYVGVDDNKETATVDGLEQGYVVCPSEKRFLLLFTFLKKNRKKKLMVFFSSCMSVKYHYELLNYIDLPVLAIHGKQKQTKRTTTFFQFCNAEAGILLCTDVAARGLDIPEVDWIVQYDPPDDPKEYIHRVGRTARGINGRGHALLILRPEELGFLRYLKQARVPLSEFEFSWSKISDIQSQLEKLIEKNYFLHKSAQEAYKAYIRAYDSHSLKQIYDVNNLDLPKVCLSFGFKVPPFVDLNVNSNRGRRLQKRGGGGGFGYQKSKNVHKAKIFKHISKKSDNRQFSR, encoded by the exons ATGTCGGTGCCGGCTGCTGCCAGCAACCTGCCCATGCGGCTGCTCCGCAGGAAGATCCACAAGCGCAACCTGAAGCTGCGACAGCGCAACCTGAAGCTGCGGGCGGCCCAGGGGGAAG CGCCCTCGGGCAGCGAGGCGGCTTCCCAGGGGCccccggaggaggaggaggaggaggcggcggtGCCAGAGGTGCCAGAGGTGGGGGCAGCGGCCGAGGAGGGCGCGGAGCCTGCGGACGCAGCCGGACCCCGCAGcggggaaaagaagaaaaagaagaaaaaaaagagaaaagcgGTGGCCAATGGAGGAGATG ATACAgaaaccaaaaaagcaaaaactgaAGAAGGTGAATCTGCAGAGGTAGAAGATGAAAATAAGCAGGACTCTGGAGAGAAAGAagtggaagaggaggaagatgaagTGCCCAGTTTGCCACTAGGTGTAACAG GTGCTTTTGAAGACAAATCCTTTGCTTCCCTGGCTGGTTGTGTCAGTGAGAATACATTGAAAGGCATAAACGACATGGGGTTTACACACATGACCGAAATTCAACATAAAAGTATTAAGCCTCTTCTGGAAGGCAG GGATATTTTAGCAGCTGCAAAAACAGGCAGTGGAAAAACACTTGCGTTTCTCATTCCTGCAGTAGAGCTCATCTACAAGCTGAAATTCATGCCTAGGAATG GAACGGGTGTTATTATTCTTTCTCCTACTCGAGAGCTGGCCATGCAAACCTACGGAGTTCTTAAAGAACTTATGAATCATCACGTTCATACCTATGGTCTGATAATGGGGGGCAGCAATAGATCAGCAGAAGCACAGAAGCTTGGAAATGGAATCAACATCATTGTAGCAACACCAGGAAGACTGCTGGATCATATGCAG AACACTCCAGGTTTCATGTACAAGAATTTGCAGTGTTTGGTAATTGATGAGGCAGATCGAATCTTGGAGGTTGGATTTGAAGAAGAAATGAAACAGATCATAAAACTTTTaccaa agCGCAGACAGACGATGCTTTTCTCTGCCACACAAACCAGAAAGGTCGAAGATCTGGCAAAGATCTCTCTGAAGAAAGAGCCACTGTATGTTGGGGTTGATGATAACAAGGAGACAGCAACAGTAGATGGTCTGGAGCAG GGTTATGTGGTCTGTCCATCTGAAAAAAGATTCCTTTTGCTCTTCACTTTCCTCAAGAAGAACCGGAAGAAGAAACtgatggtatttttttcttcatgtatgTCAGTGAAGTACCACTACGAATTACTCAACTACATTGATCTGCCTGTTTTGGCCATTCAT gGTAAGCAGAAACAGACCAAACGTACTACAACGTTTTTCCAGTTCTGTAATGCAGAGGCTGGAATACTGCTGTGCACTGATGTGGCTGCCAGAGGATTGGACATTCCTGAGGTTGACTGGATTGTCCAGTATGACCCTCCAGATGATCCAAAG GAATATATCCATCGTGTTGGTAGGACTGCCAGAGGAATAAACGGAAGAGGACACGCTCTGCTCATCTTACGACCAGAAGAACTGGGCTTCCTTCGTTATCTTAAACAAGCCAGG GTACCACTAAGtgaatttgaattttcttggTCAAAAATCTCAGACATCCAGTCTCAG CTGGAAAAACTGATAGAGAAGAACTACTTCCTTCACAAGTCAGCCCAGGAGGCTTACAAAGCTTATATCAGAGCTTACGACTCCCATTCTCTGAAGCAGATCTATGATGTCAATAATTTGGATCTTCCAAAAGTCTGCCTTTCGTTTGGTTTCAAAGTTCCTCCGTTTGTTGACCTCA ATGTGAACAGCAACCGTGGCAGAAGACTACAGAAAAGAGGTGGAGGTGGGGGATTTGGCTACCAGAAATCAAAGAACGTCCACAAAGCAAAAATCTTCAAACACATCAGCAAGAAATCTGACAATCGGCAGTTTTCTCGTTAA